Within the Sporocytophaga myxococcoides DSM 11118 genome, the region TACTTCGTCAACTAACTGAGGGGTAGCTACTCTTTCGTTGTGAAATATATTTCTGACTTTTTCTTCCACATACTGATAAGATCCTCTCTTCGGATATGTAACACCAAGGCTATTTTCATGTAAACCTGAACTTCCGGCAAGTACAAGTCTTTCTACTTTATCAGGATGGTTAACAGTATATAGTATAGCGAGATGGCCGCCAAGAGAGTTTCCCACTAATGTTACTTTTTCCAGATTCAAGGATTGAATAAAGCTATCAAGGTAGTCAACTAATCCATCGAGACCTTCTTTTGGTAACGATTTTTCATATACTGGCAATTCTGGAATTATGACTCTGTATTTTTGAGAAAAATACTTTATCGTTTCATGCCAGTTGCTCAACCTTCCGAACAAACCGTGAAGTAGCAAAATCGGCTCTCCTGAGCCTGCTTCAGTGAAATGAAATAAGCTGGGCTTTCCAGATTTATTTTCTTTGAATAGTCTCATAATCAGACTTGATTGGTTAGTTTTTCTTTTATCAATGCGATGGGCACTCCAAAGCTTAAAAACTTTTGCAATGCTTGTTCGAGTTCTAGTTGTCTTGACAAATACAGTCTATAGTTTACTTCATTGTTTAGCTGAGTAAATACTTGCTGAAAGTATTCCAGAACTACTTGAAGATTATTAACCTTAATCTCGATTATAAACTCTCTGTTCGTAGTATTCACGTCAATAATCAGTCCTTCAGGCTTACCAGCGACAAAGAATCCCTTTAGTAAACCAAAGCTGAATTTATCATCCCATAAATTGAATTTAAGCCTGTTTCCAAATCCACCTTTAGAAAACCTTTCGGCATTCAGATTAGATATTGAAGACTTAAGTCCAGGATAACTCACTTCCATCACTGTTTCCAGTTGATTAAGCCATTTTGCAAGTTGAAAAGCAACAGAAGAATATTCTTTATATTTCTTCTCTTCTATATTGAGCTGGTTTTCTATAAGCTCGCCAGTTATGTCAGTTATAAGGAATTCAGGAGCAATGTTTTTTTCACGTTGCTCTTTAAGCTCTTCCAGCAACGATTTTTGAATAAGCATTTGAAATAGATCTTTTTTTTGCCAGCTATTCAAGCCTTGTACCACAAAAGCTCCAATAGCTGTATTGTTAAACGCACTATAATTTTGAACCGAAGTGATAACAAAGTCAGCTCCTATTTCAAGAGGATTGAATATCTTTCCCAAACCGCCTGCTGAATTGTCAATGATAACAGGAATCAAAGATTGATGAGCCTGTTCAATAATGTGTGAAAGATCTTCTACAGCCAATGTCAAACTGTCGATTGTTTGCAAATAGATCACACCGATATTATTTAATGCGATAATATCTTTAAGATTAGTATCAGAATAATCTTTGGCAAAGAACAATTTGATTCCATTTCGTTTGAAAGCTTCAATTTCCCATACACCAAGATGGAATGTCAGGATATTTTTTCTTTCTCCGACTATGTTTTTTATGAGTGTATATCGTGCAGAACGAATTGATTTAAATGCTAAAGCCTCAATACCTGATTCAGAAATAGCAACTTTCTTTTCTATTTTTCTCAAAGTATCCCAGGTTGTATTAAAATGTAAACTATCTTCTGCAGCATCATTGAGATGGCTGTGTGTTATTTTATCTATTTGGATGGATTTCATAGCTTTTGTGAATTACAGGATTAAAATTTGGTTGAAAATTAGGATTGCAAACCGTTATGGTTTATCAAAACTTATTTGAGGTGATTCTACATCGTTTGTTCATCATCGTAATATTTATAGTTCCCTTATTGGGCAGGAATTAGCACCTTGAAATGAAACAGGTTGCTATAGGTTCATTGAGCCTGCTCTCTTCCCTATTCTTTATAAATTAAATGCAGTAACCGCATGTAATTCTATACAAAGGTATTTTGAAATTCCTAAAATACAATAACTCTATAGGAAAAGTAGGGTTTATGTTTGAGGTTTATGAAAAGAATACCACCTGAATAAGTATAATATATTGAAAATTAAAGCTTAGTAAGAAAGAAATGATTGTCCATCATTATGGGCCATAAAGTAAATTATAAGAGCTAATCAGGATAAAAAGTCTAACCACATAAGATGCACACAACAACAGATTATTAATCTTAATACAACATAGATCCTATTTATTCTTGTTGAATCCAGTTATATTCATCATGATCCCAATAGATTATCCCTCCTCCGCAGGATTCAGAGGCATGAATATAAATACCATCTGCAGGCAGGGTTGTTTTTAATGAATCAGGAACATCTTCTAACATGATCTCTCCTGTTTCTTCATCAATATTGCTGCACGACTTTGTTCCTTTATTTACCTTTTGAAACACCCCAACCCAATTAAAATCATCAAATTTCTGAGATAGAACTTCCTGACCTGCACCTAGTAAATAATGTTCTTTCGATGCTCCATGCTTAATCAAAAGACCTACTTTATTAGTTTTCTTATCTTGCAATAAAATAGCCGTATCCCCAATATCATCCAAATTAAAATACCCGGTTATCATGTAGGGATTATGATTAGTTGAAATATCATACTGCTCGTCAAGTCCTAAACTACTGATATATGACGTTAAAATACTATCATTAAACATTGGAGACTGAACATTAGGAAGGTCTTCTTGAATCCGCTTTTCAACTTTGGGAGTACTATCCTGAATTGCAAGCATATCAGTAACAACTGTGATTTCAGTATTCTTTTGTGCACATGAAACCGCAATAATTGCCAAAACAAAAAAGTACAAGTCAGCTTTCATAACTTCAATAGGTTGATGCAATAGTCTAAGATAGAATCTAGACCAAATTAGGTTGAATTCAAGATATGAATATTCTTTCAATAATTCACTTTTAAACAAACATCTGACCATTCCAAATGGCTTACAAACATCATAGACAAGGATTTTTTTAATTCATTAATCATATTTTTATAGCTGTGAATACTAAGTAATTACTGTTCATTAATATGAAAATAAATGCAATTTTAATTTATAAACAGACAAATATTTT harbors:
- a CDS encoding alpha/beta fold hydrolase; protein product: MRLFKENKSGKPSLFHFTEAGSGEPILLLHGLFGRLSNWHETIKYFSQKYRVIIPELPVYEKSLPKEGLDGLVDYLDSFIQSLNLEKVTLVGNSLGGHLAILYTVNHPDKVERLVLAGSSGLHENSLGVTYPKRGSYQYVEEKVRNIFHNERVATPQLVDEVYEVVNNVRKTIKVIKMARSANTNNVASVLDKINVPVLLIWGKQDKVTPIHIAHRFQKLIPGDVTLHVIDQCGHVPMMEHPEEFNGVLETFLIQSSDYVLSSKRA
- a CDS encoding PLP-dependent transferase, with protein sequence MKSIQIDKITHSHLNDAAEDSLHFNTTWDTLRKIEKKVAISESGIEALAFKSIRSARYTLIKNIVGERKNILTFHLGVWEIEAFKRNGIKLFFAKDYSDTNLKDIIALNNIGVIYLQTIDSLTLAVEDLSHIIEQAHQSLIPVIIDNSAGGLGKIFNPLEIGADFVITSVQNYSAFNNTAIGAFVVQGLNSWQKKDLFQMLIQKSLLEELKEQREKNIAPEFLITDITGELIENQLNIEEKKYKEYSSVAFQLAKWLNQLETVMEVSYPGLKSSISNLNAERFSKGGFGNRLKFNLWDDKFSFGLLKGFFVAGKPEGLIIDVNTTNREFIIEIKVNNLQVVLEYFQQVFTQLNNEVNYRLYLSRQLELEQALQKFLSFGVPIALIKEKLTNQV